From one Coffea eugenioides isolate CCC68of chromosome 11, Ceug_1.0, whole genome shotgun sequence genomic stretch:
- the LOC113751151 gene encoding protein DETOXIFICATION 14-like isoform X1 produces MEEALLPENDKETGSTRVATWKIYVEELKRVNGIALPMMVAAVGQYLLRVSPIFMLGHLGQLQLSGASIATSFSNVTGFSVLFGMSSALETLCGQAFGAEQYQRLGTYTYGAIICLFIVCIPISLLWIFTDKLLILTGQDPVIATEAGKYLIWLIPTLFPYVILQSLGCFLQTQSLVFPMLLSTVASVSLQLPLCWVLVFKLKLGNAGAALSIGISYWLNAILLVLYVKYSSSCKKTRVPFSMDAFQTMGGFFRFAIPSAVMICLEWWAFEIVVLLSGLSPNPKLETSVLSICLTITSLHYLIPYSFSVAASTRISNELGAGNPVAARIALCTVLLESVSEFFLASITLYVCRSILGYAFSDEKEVIDYVKRMTYLLCISIIMDGTQAVLSGVARGSGWQHLGAYVNLGAYYLVGIPVALILGFALHLRGMGLWNGLVAGATVQSLLLSIITGLTNWENQVIEARRRIYEGEEEKATPV; encoded by the exons atGGAAGAGGCGCTGCTGCCAGAAAATGATAAGGAGACAGGATCAACAAGGGTGGCAACTTGGAAGATTTATGTGGAAGAGTTGAAAAGGGTAAATGGCATAGCACTTCCGATGATGGTAGCAGCTGTGGGACAATATCTCTTGAGAGTTTCTCCAATCTTTATGTTAGGCCACCTTGGCCAACTCCAACTCTCTGGTGCCTCCATTGCCACATCTTTTTCCAATGTTACTGGCTTCAGTGTTCTT TTTGGGATGTCAAGTGCACTGGAGACCTTGTGTGGTCAGGCTTTTGGAGCAGAACAATACCAGAGACTTGGAACCTATACTTATGGGGCCATCATATGTCTCTTTATAGTTTGTATACCAATATCCCTTCTGTGGATCTTCACTGACAAGCTGTTAATACTCACTGGCCAAGATCCTGTAATTGCAACTGAGGCTGGCAAATACTTGATCTGGCTCATACCTACACTATTCCCTTATGTCATTCTCCAGTCACTTGGTTGCTTTCTCCAGACTCAGAGTTTAGTCTTTCCAATGCTGCTTAGTACAGTTGCATCGGTATCCTTACAACTACCTCTTTGTTGGGTTCTTGTATTCAAGTTGAAGCTTGGGAATGCTGGAGCAGCTTTGTCAATTGGTATATCATATTGGTTAAACGCCATCTTGCTTGTGCTGTATGTGAAGTATTCTTCTTCCTGTAAAAAAACTCGTGTTCCTTTCTCAATGGATGCTTTTCAAACAATGGGGGGATTCTTCCGTTTTGCTATCCCTTCCGCTGTAATGATTTG TTTGGAGTGGTGGGCATTTGAGATAGTTGTGTTGCTGTCTGGCCTGTCACCAAATCCTAAGCTAGAGACCTCTGTGCTATCTATATG CTTAACCATTACTTCACTGCACTACCTCATACCGTACTCTTTTAGTGTTGCTGCAAG tACACGGATATCAAATGAGCTAGGAGCTGGGAATCCAGTGGCAGCAAGAATTGCTCTTTGTACGGTACTATTAGAATCTGTATCAGAATTTTTTCTGGCAAGCATAACTTTATATGTCTGCCGTTCCATACTTGGATATGCCTTCAGCGACGAGAAAGAAGTTATTGACTATGTCAAACGCATGACTTATCTTCTATGCATTTCCATCATCATGGATGGCACACAAGCAGTATTATCAG GGGTAGCAAGAGGAAGTGGATGGCAGCACTTAGGAGCTTATGTAAATCTTGGGGCATATTATCTGGTTGGAATTCCGGTGGCTTTAATCCTGGGATTTGCACTGCATTTAAGAGGAATGGGTCTCTGGAATGGACTGGTCGCTGGAGCCACGGTGCAAAGTCTTCTCTTGTCCATCATCACAGGCCTGACAAACTGGGAAAATCAG GTAATTGAAGCTAGACGCAGAATATATGAAGGGGAAGAAGAAAAGGCCACTCCAGTGTGA
- the LOC113751151 gene encoding protein DETOXIFICATION 14-like isoform X2: MSSALETLCGQAFGAEQYQRLGTYTYGAIICLFIVCIPISLLWIFTDKLLILTGQDPVIATEAGKYLIWLIPTLFPYVILQSLGCFLQTQSLVFPMLLSTVASVSLQLPLCWVLVFKLKLGNAGAALSIGISYWLNAILLVLYVKYSSSCKKTRVPFSMDAFQTMGGFFRFAIPSAVMICLEWWAFEIVVLLSGLSPNPKLETSVLSICLTITSLHYLIPYSFSVAASTRISNELGAGNPVAARIALCTVLLESVSEFFLASITLYVCRSILGYAFSDEKEVIDYVKRMTYLLCISIIMDGTQAVLSGVARGSGWQHLGAYVNLGAYYLVGIPVALILGFALHLRGMGLWNGLVAGATVQSLLLSIITGLTNWENQVIEARRRIYEGEEEKATPV; the protein is encoded by the exons ATGTCAAGTGCACTGGAGACCTTGTGTGGTCAGGCTTTTGGAGCAGAACAATACCAGAGACTTGGAACCTATACTTATGGGGCCATCATATGTCTCTTTATAGTTTGTATACCAATATCCCTTCTGTGGATCTTCACTGACAAGCTGTTAATACTCACTGGCCAAGATCCTGTAATTGCAACTGAGGCTGGCAAATACTTGATCTGGCTCATACCTACACTATTCCCTTATGTCATTCTCCAGTCACTTGGTTGCTTTCTCCAGACTCAGAGTTTAGTCTTTCCAATGCTGCTTAGTACAGTTGCATCGGTATCCTTACAACTACCTCTTTGTTGGGTTCTTGTATTCAAGTTGAAGCTTGGGAATGCTGGAGCAGCTTTGTCAATTGGTATATCATATTGGTTAAACGCCATCTTGCTTGTGCTGTATGTGAAGTATTCTTCTTCCTGTAAAAAAACTCGTGTTCCTTTCTCAATGGATGCTTTTCAAACAATGGGGGGATTCTTCCGTTTTGCTATCCCTTCCGCTGTAATGATTTG TTTGGAGTGGTGGGCATTTGAGATAGTTGTGTTGCTGTCTGGCCTGTCACCAAATCCTAAGCTAGAGACCTCTGTGCTATCTATATG CTTAACCATTACTTCACTGCACTACCTCATACCGTACTCTTTTAGTGTTGCTGCAAG tACACGGATATCAAATGAGCTAGGAGCTGGGAATCCAGTGGCAGCAAGAATTGCTCTTTGTACGGTACTATTAGAATCTGTATCAGAATTTTTTCTGGCAAGCATAACTTTATATGTCTGCCGTTCCATACTTGGATATGCCTTCAGCGACGAGAAAGAAGTTATTGACTATGTCAAACGCATGACTTATCTTCTATGCATTTCCATCATCATGGATGGCACACAAGCAGTATTATCAG GGGTAGCAAGAGGAAGTGGATGGCAGCACTTAGGAGCTTATGTAAATCTTGGGGCATATTATCTGGTTGGAATTCCGGTGGCTTTAATCCTGGGATTTGCACTGCATTTAAGAGGAATGGGTCTCTGGAATGGACTGGTCGCTGGAGCCACGGTGCAAAGTCTTCTCTTGTCCATCATCACAGGCCTGACAAACTGGGAAAATCAG GTAATTGAAGCTAGACGCAGAATATATGAAGGGGAAGAAGAAAAGGCCACTCCAGTGTGA
- the LOC113752367 gene encoding ankyrin repeat domain-containing protein 39-like, translated as MASSRINEDRSNRSAAYRAVLEGKKQSVETFRSFWREEGVKPLDKRGDTVLHFLAVYGNVDAFRLLLQDGLVTIENLKAKNVNGHTALHEAARFGHKDVAEIMLRTETQTG; from the coding sequence ATGGCAAGCTCAAGAATCAACGAGGATAGGAGCAACCGATCTGCTGCTTATAGAGCAGTCttagagggaaaaaaacagtCAGTAGAAACCTTTCGCAGTTTCTGGAGGGAAGAAGGTGTGAAACCACTTGATAAACGTGGTGATACTGTTCTCCATTTTCTGGCCGTTTACGGAAATGTGGATGCCTTCAGATTACTTCTCCAGGATGGTCTTGTGACAATTGAAAATCTGAAGGCAAAGAATGTCAATGGCCACACTGCATTGCATGAAGCTGCAAGATTTGGCCACAAGGATGTTGCAGAGATCATGTTAAGGACAGAAACACAAACTGGGTGA
- the LOC113752369 gene encoding uncharacterized protein LOC113752369, whose amino-acid sequence MDLEVLINGLPNLMYLPIGCPWLKEIDDAKQSHAVALMLAERLIRREDWSHYVHTEDKDHEGSQFGISSEKKNSMPDPLIQATRLGIIEVVQEILRVYPEAAYTFDGKGRNILQIAVEEKKWFLYDYLMTSSTNMDMMLSDIDHEGNSIIHLAARLESPPSTPPGVFQQMMWEFLWFKRVQYDCYPYLWELQNFDGKTAKQLFETKHASLRESAEKTVKELANAVLIVSVLIGTINFAAIFTVPGGFDQTTGEAIFLKNRPWEFGLLMFYLAAGLFSALFTMGPLLVIIFMRFETEDFYVSLPFYYVTVVIAFFNSAVFTIAAAGQALLVQKVVITDDRLLVVVIFFISCLLALVLMDTSYLIFDYVYYQIRYCLCYRGLES is encoded by the exons ATGGATCTTGAAGTACTCATTAATGGCTTACCCAATTTGATGTATTTGCCTATAGGTTGTCCTTGGCTTAAAGAAATTGATGATGCAAAGCAAAGCCATGCAGTTGCACTAATGCTTGCAGAAAGGTTAATCAGAAGAGAAGATTGGAGCCACTATGTGCATACAGAGGACAAAGATCATGAAGGCAGCCAGTTCGGGATATcatcagaaaagaaaaatagtatGCCAGATCCACTAATACAAGCAACGAGACTGGGCATCATTGAGGTAGTTCAGGAAATCCTCCGTGTCTACCCTGAAGCTGCATATACCTTCGATGGAAAAGGAAGGAATATACTGCAAATTGCAGTGGAGGAGAAAAAATGGTTCTTGTACGACTACTTGATGACTAGTAGTACTAACATGGACATGATGCTAAGTGATATTGATCACGAAGGAAATAGCATTATACATCTCGCAGCACGCCTGGAATCCCCTCCCAGCACTCCCCCTGGAGTTTTTCAGCAAATGATGTGGGAATTCCTCTGGTTTAAG CGGGTTCAATATGACTGTTATCCATATCTCTGGGAACTACAAAATTTTGATGGGAAGACAGCAAAACAATTATTCGAGACGAAACATGCAAGCCTACGTGAAAGTGCTGAGAAAACTGTGAAAGAATTGGCCAACGCTGTGTTGATTGTGTCTGTCCTCATTGGTACCATAAACTTTGCTGCAATTTTTACTGTACCTGGAGGTTTCGATCAAACGACTGGAGAGGCCATTTTTCTCAAGAACCGGCCCTGGGAATTCGGCTTGTTGATGTTCTACTTAGCTGCAGGGCTGTTCTCCGCTCTGTTCACCATGGGGCCTCTGCTTGTGATCATCTTTATGCGATTCGAAACTGAGGATTTTTATGTTTCCCTGCCCTTCTACTATGTGACGGTCGTCATTGCCTTCTTCAACTCTGCGGTCTTCACAATCGCAGCAGCTGGTCAAGCATTACTAGTGCAGAAAGTCGTGATTACCGACGACAGGCTCCTCGTGGTGGTGATCTTCTTTATCTCTTGTCTGTTGGCCCTTGTGCTCATGGACACATCATATCTGATATTCGACTATGTGTATTACCAAATTCGTTATTGCCTTTGTTATAGAGGGCTAGAATCCTAA